The sequence TTTtcctaattaaaaaaatttatttttattttttaagagcTGGTTGTTTTACCAAGCAGTATATACATATAGTAgagattaaaaaaatgatattattaGTGATAAattatttgatctaaaaattttaaaataaagataaaataatattaaattttaaaaaaaaataattgtatttTTACTATATGTATGGTTTATAATCAATTTTTAGGTTGTATTTGGATTGATTCATTTGAAATCAGGGATTTGAAAAGTCAAATATAATTGAATTATACTAAATTATCCTTTATTTTCATAATCATGAATTAGCTCAtaaaaaaatcacaacaaattATTCACCCTTACAATTAGGTGCAAATTCAATTTATAAATAGTTAATTTAGCTATTCAAAATTAAactaaaacaaaataattttaaaaaattatgctTCCAATCTATGAATTTTCAATCCCTATATGAAATTAACAACAAATATTAATTAACATCTAacatgaaattaaaatttaattgaacGCCTCATAAATCAAATTTTAGCATAACCAGAGACAGATAAAAAAATATCCCAAACAACTCAATCTAAGGACTCGGGGCTAGGAAAATCGTGATCACAGAAGGAAAATGTGAAACGATGATCAACGACAAACAACACTAGAGTAAGAGGTGATGAACagagaaaataataaatattggataaataaattccttaaaaaataataaaattttaaatatacaaatataatatgaagaaataaaatattaaaataatatattttttttaaaaaagggtgTAACAAATTTGTTTTATAAAAACATCTTAAAGAtatcaaataacttatttaaagCGTTTAAAACGGTTTTCTAATAGTTTTCCAAACAAATTTACAAACTTTATAAACTCTTTCAAACGTTTCTCCAACCACaatgaatttaaattgatttaaatactCTAAGGATTTGAAATCCGTTGTGATTAGCTAAATTATAGTGTAATAAATATcaagatgaattttattttattttttaaagataTCTAAACAATGAAAATACATTTATATTGGTAGATTTCAAATCATTTAATTCAATTCaaccttaatttatttgtattttaattatttattcaaacaatcatatttactaattttgtcaaaaaatacataaaaagaaCACTCTGTGCATCGCACAGGTGAAATACTAGTTGAAATAAAACAATTCAAGTGGAGCCaagttttaatccaaaataataaataaaaaacacactaacacacacatataatatatttaaaagttgaaattaaaaaatttaactattttttcCTCCTCATAAAAACTAAAActataacaattattttatgaaatgaTTTTACAATTagaaaatatcatatatatttttgaaagtaaattttttaaatttttttaaataaatcttTACAAAAATTATTCATTAGCTTACTTACTACTTCTCCTTGTGATTAATAATAGAAAATgttcaactcaacaaaacaaTGATATTCACAAACCCGTTTTGCATAGAAAAAGAAACAACAAATATTTGATAGCttcaattgttttttaaaaaaactataagAATGATATCATTTCCTTTAATTATTGACgtttgtaaatatatatatctatattaataaatatactACGAACTAAGTAATAATTTCGTAAAAAGAAGTCTAGAAAAGATCCCGAAAAAGAATACATTAATATAAATtctcaatcagataaataatctacaaaatgtacaatattatttattattcaatttatttttatcatttcagGAGCAAAAATTTGAATAGTTTATCATTactgcaaatatttttataaatgacATTTATTAAACATGAGatagaaaattacaaaatcaatatttgatttgatttaacgtatattatttattaacaaATATATAACAAATGGTTGTGTTTCAAGGCATACATACACAGGATAAAAATAAGACAAATCCATGATACGAAGTATGTAATAATTGCTCAagatcaatcaacaaaacaatagaAAACTCTTGTTGTAATAACTGGATAACCttcaatcggtattgatattgtgtcaaaataaaactatatttaaacattatatttataagcttataCGAGTTATTGAAACATGTtatcttaaaattttaatgtACATATCGATGAGCATAAATGATGACACTGAAACTGCAACAGTGACATTGTTTAAATAATATgcaaatgtttttatttgtcGCAGTGTTGAATATTATATCGATTTGATCTATTACCAAggtatataaataattttttctgGCAAATACTATATAAGGATTAGCAGcgttattaataaaatccattTTGTCTATAGATCTACAACACTTCAATATACCACAAATATCTAGATATGCCAAATAAAGTTGAATATGCATTTCTTCTCAAAATGGATAAGACAATTGAAATAAATGCAGAATTTTAGCATCGTGTTGAAAGCATTCAAAATTCAAACACAATTTTAGCAATGAAACCATTACAACCGTAGATTTCGAAATACaagaaattgaaaataaaagagaatgtCCAATAACATCATTGATCATTAATGATATTGACTTATAAGtaataaaaatcaataacaCAAGAATGGAGATCGGAGacaatgaaattatttatattcTTGCAAAAAAGATTTttagtataaaaaaataaaaatacaaataggCCCTCAAACAAAAGAATCAAATAAAGATATAGAAATACAAATAATAGATGACAACACCACAAGAAATAATATTGAATATAtgagaaaattgttttttttaatgtgaAAAAATGTTGGCAAACGAAAAAATCGTAAAAGAAAGAAATGTTCAAAATATGAAGAAATGAAACATTTGAagcaataatttaatttaaatttcagaATCCATTATCTAATTTTTTTCATTATCAATGgtgttaattaaataaatttccaacactatatattatttttttatcaaatattattttattaaatatttcatgatatcaaattctatattttttttaaatgattaatttatacaaaattataatatttattacaatAATTGTTTCGAACAACTATAGTCTATAAATTCAATTAGATTTGTAACACATAAATTTTTGATTGAAGAGTGTTCAAATTCATTTTATAATACATGTTATATAACATTGAATTTTGACTATTgactaaaataatattatgaaaaatcattaattaactATACAttaatatcttttaattttaactcTTTTATTTAACAACGCATATCTATAATAAATGTATATTCTCATGTGCATCGATCGTACGTGTATTTtattagtaataataataattgaatgtGGGTATAATTCCAAAATAACGCAGATACTAAGCTAGTAAATATCACTATGCTTTATTgctattgtattttttttattcttgttGCCTGAGAAAAAGTTACAGCCAGTTTTTCATATGCGCACACCATTGTAAATGCAAACCAAAAAAATATCTGTGCAAAAGCAAAAAATATCTAAGTGAATGATTTATATGGAGAAAAAATATCAGTAACTTGTTCTTAGGCAAGAAGAAtaagttaaaaataataatatataagtaaccacaataaaataataagaaatattTATGTATGGCTTAGAATTGAACGACGTGTTCACTGAAGCAGGGCCCAATTGGTATCTCCATGTGGCAACTGCTGCCGCCATTCACACCCTCTAGGGGCCAATCCCACTAAATTACCACCGCCATCCATTTTAATTTCCAGTCAAAAAAGCTCAACAAAATCCTAATTAAATTGGAGGAAAAATATAATAACATGCATCTCGAATTGTTAATATAAAACTTACGGTAAATTAATTATGTTCAAAGATGCAAAATTATAActtgtaaatatatttttgtatacAGCTCTTTTGAAATACGATTTACAATAGTCTCTTACtctaatgataaaaaaattagaCCTCATGCGTAATATTTGTTGATCTTTTGCATGTAGAATATCAGAGTTAATGTCTTTTGGTataataaacattcaatcatgcaaaTCTCAAATGCTTGGTTTAATTTGCTTCTCCAAAACATCCCCAAACTCGCTATTTTATCAGTAATCAATCATGTCGCGTGTTTCTATGCTCGTTCTTTTGTTCTAGTCGTTTCtcgttattattttttaagagTGATTTTCAATAATATCTGTTTATATATAATCAGTTACAATATTCGTTCGAACTTCGAATATAGTTACTCAGACTATTTAAGTGTGCAAgcaattattttatgaatcatGATTAGTTCGATTTATCATTATAATTAGTATACTATTAATCACCCTCTCAAACTCTATAATATTGTTTAGAGGTATGAATATTGTGTATGTTCCTGTCGGCGAGGAAAAAAAGGAGAATTCGACACGTGTCATAACTCTTGTGTCGTGGTACACATTCAAATCTATCTctacatgcatataaatatACATGTATGTAGTGAAAGCAAGCAAGCATTCCTATCTTTTCGCCATTATAATTTAGAATGAGCATTGAAAAATCTCACAAGGGGAAACTAATATTATCAGAAGAAGACGATCAGATACTGATCAGAAGAGGGATTGATGAAAGTACTGTGAGTTTAatactatattatatatatgtatcttCTCTTATTTGAATGTAAATATAGAATAATATTCTCCAAGAAATTAGTAATTAAATTCATTAAGTAAATGATCATCATCTTCTAAAATGGTCCATTGCTAGTTGatacaatattttaaatttagattGTAATTAATAGGCTCATCAGTTAAAATTGCAGGAAGATGAAGCAAAAGTGGATACTAAGGCAAGTGGAGAATGTAGAAAACAGAAGAAGGCACGCTCTGCTAAAATCCATAACTTCACTGAGAAGGTCAGTACCCTATTTTTTGGTTtgtatactatatatatataaaactttaATTTGGTGGAAAATATATATGATCGATCTCCTTCACGGTTAATTCGGTGCTAGCACAGGGATATTGTCTATGTGCTAGATCCAACGGCTATTATTTTTTTGCACGCAAGATGTGGGCACATCGACAAATCCTCTCCTCCACCTTTTTGCCAAGGGATTTCATGGTTCCACCCCACATCAGTACTAATCATCTCTTGTCTTCATTTATTAGAGAGTAAAAAACTAATAATTGTTAcgtgtatgtacatattttttctTTGAGCAGTTAAGAAGGCGACGACTCAAGGAGAAGATGAATTGTCTCCAAGAACTCATTCCCAACTGTAGCAGGGTACTTAAAATTGTTTGAGAAATGAAAGTGTAGTACTTCTTTAATTTCTTATTGCACGTATGAttcatttattaatatatatttgtttttcagAGGGACAAGGCATCGGTGTTGGATGATGCCATTAAGTACATAAAGAACTTACAATATCAACTCCaggtaaatttaaaattatgttATGTTTTTTTGCCCTGTCCCGACTTGGTGAAAGTTTCATTTGATCATCTACTAAGATTTCGATTTCGAAATTGAACACAGATAATGTCGATGACCCAAGGCTATACCATGTCGCACGTAGCATGCATGATGCAGTCTCCAATGCACCATTGTCCCGTGGTGCAGCTCCCGAGTCTCCCTCCGTTACCGCAGACGAGGCCGGGGCCAGAGGGAGATCACGGTGCAGGAGATGGGGTCGGAATAAGTGATCTTGCGACCGCGCCACCGATTCTTGGTGCAATACCAGAACTTTTTTCCATGCCAACACCGCAAGCTTGGGAATTAGCGGCATTCCCGATACTTGGTGGAATATCAGAAGATGTTGCGATCCCTAAACATGATCATAATTTCTTGGAAACTTTGCTTCCCTTGACACCGAGTTGTTCGAATTTGGTGCCGTTTTTTGGAACCAGCTTTCCTCTGGCTGAGGCGAATCAAACGCCGGTTACAAGCGATGAAAGCTCATCCTTCTTCTCTTGCTAGCCAGCTAGGGGTCAGTTGAATGAAGTAtcacacaaacatatatatatatatatagtcccACTCGACGATTGTAGATATCAGTCGATCGAGAGGCCAATTTTTAGGTGCATCATCACCTATATAAGCCAGAGTAATCAAGCTTCTTTTGTTTTGCGCATGCATGTACTTCTCACAACAAAGAAATTATAGTTAAAAGCGCTGTGTGTTTTTTTGGTTCTGTTTTGACAAAACTGCTGATTGATCTTGTGTTCTCAGCTCTCTCATCTCTTGTCGTATTTGTGTATGTGACAAACAAAAACATAGTTATGTGGCATTTCTTACCCCTAAAATGTTAGTTAAGTTGACCCTAACTAGCTAGCTATTAAAGGGTTTGTTATTTACTCAACATACAAATGTTTTAAATGAACTTCAGGCTAGATTTATGTTTCCCCCGAGTAAGTAATTCAATAATCATGTTATATATATTGAGTACTATATATGTTTTGCTAGCTAGGTATCACATGAATCACTTGAATTAAGCACAAGTTTAAAGGGAACACGAGTAAAGGTCAATGACTCGAAAACTAAAGTATAATCGATGCTAATAAATGAAACAATTTATATTGAGGCTTTTCAGCAAATAATTAACTACATGGAACAGAGTTTCCCGTACTTTCTCTGCTAAATATTTGGTTTCACAATGCCCAAACCTCCATTAAACTCTCTCCACACGGGGGAATTGGCACAGAAGCTCATTCATGGATATTTTATATTACCGCTGCACACTCAATGGCGATCAATGACTCCAGCAAAAGAGTCCAAGACCTTAAGAAATCTTGACCGTCACAGCCAGCAAATTAATCTCCCTAAACCCCACAAATTCTCGGACTTTCTCCGCAAATTACCTAAGCTTTTTGAACTGTACAAGGACCAAAGAGAGACCGTGGTGTGGGATGACCGAAAAAGCAGAGTGATGGGTATAAGCATATTTTTAATATActtacatatataaattaattgagTAGGTCAATTTGCGAGAGTCGCATTTTTAAAATGACTAATTCTTAATTTTGGAATCCTGAAAGATTAAATTGCATTTTTAGACCTTAGTAGGGTAGATTACCAATTTTTTTTGGGTCTTAGAGGGTTAATGAGCAATTTAACTCAATTTTGCCTAAAAATACCACTCAAGCTCTCCATTTCAAGTAAGTGACTCTTTGATTTATAAAGGCTATCTGCTCTCCTGTTTTGTGTGGAGGTGatcgctgacttgagcgtcggaggggtcACCCGGCGCCTCTAATTTGTGTTCGTGAATCAGGTGACAACCCAAAAGAAGATCGTACGACTTCTTCAAGTGACCAAAAGAGTAGGAGATTAGGAGATCGTTCCCCCTCTGTAGGTGACCGAGGAAGCAGGAGACCAGGAGAACGTACAACTTTCCAATTTATTTACTGATTAGGGGACGATTATTTTGGCTGCATCAGATTGGCGCCGTCTCTGGGAAATTCACCTATTCACTGAAGATGCAAACGCGATCACTTGCCACCCGTAACACTGAAGGTGGTCGGGAGCTCCCGCCTCCTAACCCCCCACCGCAGGAGGAGTTCTTATCACCCCTAATGCCTTGAAATCCATGTTGGAGGAGGCGGCCTCGCGTGCCGTGGTCGAGGACATGACACATTTTTTGGCAACACAACAATATAACCCTGGGAACAATCAAAGCGTAAATGGCGAACGACCTCTATCTAACCACCAAGAAAGAGGACACACACAAATAGAGGAACTTGGAACGAATAGGTTACCGCACCCCAGTGCAAGAAAGGAAGCGGTGTTCTACGAGGAGGAGGTAAATAGCCATGGGCCTGTGCGCCCAGGAATTTGTACCGAGGAGAGAGGGGAAAGTGCATTGGCAATCTTACCAAGGCGACGTAGCCCATTCACTACTGCCATCTTAGCCGAGGTACTGACAGCTGGAGTGAAAATATCAAATCTGCCAAAGTACGATGGTTCAGGAGATCCCCAAGATCACCTAGACAGGTTTTATGAAAAAACTGATCTATACGACTTCAGCGATGCTGCGTATTGCAAGATCTTCTGGACTACACTGACTGATCGCGCACTGGAATGGTTTAATAAACTCCCAGCAGGAACTATTGCAAGCTTAGAACAACTTACCCAGTGTTTTCTCCATCAGTTATCCATTAATCGAAATTACCCTAAGACCGCGGCTGACCTATTCTTGATAGTCCAGAAAGAGGGCGAGAACTTGAGGGAGTCCATGAAACGTTTCACTCAGGCTGTGCATGAAGTCCCCCCACGTGAATCATGACCTGTTAGCAGGAATAATGCAGCAAAACTTATGTCACGTGAACTTTAAGAAATCAATAGCGAGAAAGCCTCCAAGAACTTTGGAGGAATTGCTGGAGAGAGCTGGAAAGTACATTCGCATTGAGGAGTCTGTCAATCATTACTACTTGGGAAAAAGGAAGAGAGGAAGCGAGAAGCCCGAAGAAAAAGAGGAAGGCGATGAGCAGACAACTGAGGATTCCCGCCTTTGGTATACTTATTTAAACGCATCCTTGTCAGATATACTAGTTGTCGCCGAACAACAGGAATTGCTGAGACATCTGCGTCCAATGAACGATAACCCAAAACGACAATTGTCAGACAAATACTGTCATTTTCATAGAGACAAGGGGCACGTGGCAGAAGATTGTTTCAGTTTAAGAGCCAGAATTGAAGATCTAGTTGAGCAAGGGTACTTGGAGAACTTTGTGGATAAACACTGCAACTAAAGATGCAATTTTGGAGATACGTTCTCCTAGAGCAAAGATCCGCCACCTAGAATCCCAGTAAATAAATTCTACTTCGTCTCCAAGTAGACCCGAAGACGAGGTTGTCCGATCATAAGCAAGTTCAACGCCTAGAGTGCAAGTCTAGCAAGATAGCTATAAATTTTTACATAAGTTATTTCATGTTTTacttatgattttatttgagttatttcagGTTTTACTAATATTTTCGGCGTCGTCTCCATTGTTATGTGATTAATGAAATTTTCAGTCTCCTTTATCAACAAATCTCCACCAGTATTAACTCACTTTTACAATGCTTAAACTAAAAAATCATAGACCCGTGAAGTCGGTAAAGGCCATCCTGTCGTAAGAGGCTAGGCCAAGCCCTGCAGGTAAACTAAACTGCCGACTCTGTAAGAGATCACaccaataaaattaaatctcgggATACCTCACCATCCAAGAGGTGGCTTAGGAATTCCCATAAGACAAAATATTGGGAGCTTGATCCACTCCCAAGTCCCTCCACATTAAGCATCACGAAGTTACTCATAAATCAACAAGATACGCATCTTTCTGGAATGACAAGTCATTTCGGGTAAACAAGCCACTCGAAAAGAACAAGGCAATCCAAACGAATGCATCTCTCCATGCGAACAAATCATCCATGAGAGCAAGTCTTTCCAGGTGAACACACCACTTCAGAATGACAAGTATTTTTAGATGAACACACCACTTCAGGAGGGCAAGGCAATCCAGGTGGACGTATCTTTCTAGGAACAAAAGTCTCTCCGGGTGAACGCATTTTTCTGGGAGAACAAGTCAATTCAGGTGAACCAAAAAATCAGGAGGTCTGGTCTTGATGATCTCCTCTTCGGGTGATCCACCAAGAAATGAGGTTTAACCGTGGCCATACCTGCACAAATAACCATGAGCGACACCCGCTCTCCGCAAGCTCAGTTGCTACATTCCTCACAAATAATCATGAGAGACGCTCGCTCTCAGCCCCACCATGGACTTAGCCATAACAAGCTAAACACCAATAACTGCATTGGGCCATCCACCACGCCGCCGCTGCCCCAATCTCCGCCCAGCAGCATCCCCACACTGCGTCACTCAAGCAACTTCATTACCGCGGCATCACCATCTCCGCGCTACCTCCACCTCCCCATTGAGCGACATCCGCTCATGACACCACAAAGAGCGACGTCCGCTCACCTTCACAAAACCCAAAGCACCAAAATGAGCGACACCCGCTCAAACACCTCCCATATAACACTAGGAGCGACGCCCGCTCCATCTCTGCCAAAGCACCAACACGAGCGACGCCCGCTCTACAGCCGCACAAGATCAGCCCCGACTTGGGTTCGGCCATCACAGGCTCACCACCCCATCTCCACC comes from Henckelia pumila isolate YLH828 chromosome 4, ASM3356847v2, whole genome shotgun sequence and encodes:
- the LOC140894398 gene encoding transcription factor PHYTOCHROME INTERACTING FACTOR-LIKE 15-like isoform X3; the protein is MKEDEAKVDTKASGECRKQKKARSAKIHNFTEKLRRRRLKEKMNCLQELIPNCSRRDKASVLDDAIKYIKNLQYQLQIMSMTQGYTMSHVACMMQSPMHHCPVVQLPSLPPLPQTRPGPEGDHGAGDGVGISDLATAPPILGAIPELFSMPTPQAWELAAFPILGGISEDVAIPKHDHNFLETLLPLTPSCSNLVPFFGTSFPLAEANQTPVTSDESSSFFSC
- the LOC140894398 gene encoding transcription factor PHYTOCHROME INTERACTING FACTOR-LIKE 15-like isoform X1; protein product: MSIEKSHKGKLILSEEDDQILIRRGIDESTEDEAKVDTKASGECRKQKKARSAKIHNFTEKLRRRRLKEKMNCLQELIPNCSRRDKASVLDDAIKYIKNLQYQLQIMSMTQGYTMSHVACMMQSPMHHCPVVQLPSLPPLPQTRPGPEGDHGAGDGVGISDLATAPPILGAIPELFSMPTPQAWELAAFPILGGISEDVAIPKHDHNFLETLLPLTPSCSNLVPFFGTSFPLAEANQTPVTSDESSSFFSC
- the LOC140894398 gene encoding transcription factor bHLH119-like isoform X2, which translates into the protein MKLKLQEDEAKVDTKASGECRKQKKARSAKIHNFTEKLRRRRLKEKMNCLQELIPNCSRRDKASVLDDAIKYIKNLQYQLQIMSMTQGYTMSHVACMMQSPMHHCPVVQLPSLPPLPQTRPGPEGDHGAGDGVGISDLATAPPILGAIPELFSMPTPQAWELAAFPILGGISEDVAIPKHDHNFLETLLPLTPSCSNLVPFFGTSFPLAEANQTPVTSDESSSFFSC